tttttcctgtCTAGATTGTTTTTTGacaatcaaattaaattatcttaaATGGTATTTTGGGAAAAAACAACgggatttttaaaaaataaaaaaaataaaaaaataaaaataaaaaattaaaaaaataaaaaaataaaaaaaataaaaataaaaaaaaaaaaaaaatcgtgGGATAATTGTTTATTGTTAGATTATTCGCActttaaacaaattttaattattgttattttttcatttatttaaaaataattaaaaattgtattaataaaaaaaaaaaaaactaataataataataataataaaaaagtaataataaataatggcAGGTGGACCAAGTGATGGGTCGACATATTCAAAGAAAACAGcatttgtttatattttcaatctTATTGTAGGTGTAGGTGCACTTGCATTACCTTATGGATTTTCAAAAGCAGGTTTAGTTTTAggtttactttttttagCAGCAATTGGTTTTCTAGCGTAAGTacttattgtttttattataataattacatattataattacatattactaattattattatttttatatatagatTTATAACAGCAACATGGCTTATTGAAGGTTTATCAATtgcaaattttattttagtaaataaaaaagaagaaagaataattggtgatgatgataatgaaaattatcaaaaaccACCAACTGAAAatgattcattaattaatagtGAATATtcagataataaaatattacaatCAAATGCAGAGGATAGAAATTTATTAGAACcaagtggtggtagtagtagtagtgataatgaacaatttgaaataaaGAAAAGGGTGGAAGTTGGTGAAATGAGTAAAATGTTTTTAGGTAATATTGGTTATAAAGTATTCTATGGtgtattgattatttatctatttggtgatttatcaatttatgCAGCAACAGTTCCAACAACATTAGCAAATGTTACAGGTGGTTGGGGTAAATTTACAGATCACACTGTCTactatttctatttattCCTATTCGCTTGTTTCGTTGGTCCTTtctctttatttaattttcaaaaaacaaaatatctTCAATTTGCTACCTTGATCACTCGTAATGTTGCTTTCTTACTTATGATCATcctttcaattatttttattgctCAAGGTAATGGTGCTTCAATTAAACAAGTtccaatatttgaaatttcgtaagtttttaattaaaattataataatatattataatatttctaACCATCAacaattcattatttttttaaaaaagggaACTTGCATCAATATTTGGTGTTagtatttatagttttatgaCACACCATTCTATTCCAGGATTTTTAacaccaatttcaaaaaaagatcGTTTATTTACATTGATGGGATTAGACTTTATATTGGTTTTCATTGCATATGGTACATTATGTGTTGTATCATTATTTGCTTTTGGTGCTGTAACAAATCCAACCTGTGCAACTGCTTCAACTTCAATTCATACTTTTATTCCTTGTCAAATTCAATcactttatatttataattttacttCATATAGTAtgtaatttatatatatatatatattgatattttaaaaaaatactaatactaatatttttttattttttattattttttttataaagataGTAAATTTGTTAGTGATTTCTTATCTTTATTCCCAGTATTTACATTATCAAcgaattatattttaatttcaattactttacgtaataatcttttacaattaattacATGGAAACAGGATAAGATAAGTTCAAAAGTTAGAAATGTTGTATTTTCATTAACAAGTTCATTGATTCCAGTTGGTGTTGCATTTTGTACTAGAAATGTATCATTATTAGTAAATATAACTGGCTCATACGCTGGTTTAGGTATTATGTTTGTAATGCCAGCTTTAATCTCATTTTATTCAAACAAAATCTTAATTGAACAATATCATATTTCAAATCCAAAGAAATCTCCATTCTCAAacaaattcttttatttacttATCTTATTGATAAGtgtaatttgtttaattttagcAACttggaaaattattattacttataaataaataaataaataaaaataataatactattttaaaaatttatataaataaaaagaggttggttgtttttttttttatttttttttttttttctaaaaaaaaccaatggCAACAAACCCATTATAAATAGTAAATTAGAAtatccaaataaaattttgaaaccattgaatattataatatcaaATTGTGAAGATCAAATTGAAGGTAAAATCAATTAAGATACTGAATATACACCATTTAGAATTGAAAACCAAATTCCACcttcaattaaattctatCAAATTGGTACTTCAATCATTGATATTTTACCACCATATCGATAAATTGATTATATTTGGGATGAATTACTAG
This region of Dictyostelium discoideum AX4 chromosome 3 chromosome, whole genome shotgun sequence genomic DNA includes:
- the tmem104 gene encoding amino acid permease — encoded protein: MAGGPSDGSTYSKKTAFVYIFNLIVGVGALALPYGFSKAGLVLGLLFLAAIGFLAFITATWLIEGLSIANFILVNKKEERIIGDDDNENYQKPPTENDSLINSEYSDNKILQSNAEDRNLLEPSGGSSSSDNEQFEIKKRVEVGEMSKMFLGNIGYKVFYGVLIIYLFGDLSIYAATVPTTLANVTGGWGKFTDHTVYYFYLFLFACFVGPFSLFNFQKTKYLQFATLITRNVAFLLMIILSIIFIAQGNGASIKQVPIFEISELASIFGVSIYSFMTHHSIPGFLTPISKKDRLFTLMGLDFILVFIAYGTLCVVSLFAFGAVTNPTCATASTSIHTFIPCQIQSLYIYNFTSYNSKFVSDFLSLFPVFTLSTNYILISITLRNNLLQLITWKQDKISSKVRNVVFSLTSSLIPVGVAFCTRNVSLLVNITGSYAGLGIMFVMPALISFYSNKILIEQYHISNPKKSPFSNKFFYLLILLISVICLILATWKIIITYK